In Sediminispirochaeta bajacaliforniensis DSM 16054, the DNA window TAACGTAGCGATTCGTCAGCGGCTTGATCTTTATGTCTGTCTCCGTCCTGTGAAACATTTTCCGGGAATCCCTTCTCCCGTAAAGCGTCCCGAATTGATCGATATGGTGGTGTTTCGCGAGAATACCGAAGATGTATATGCCGGTCTGGAGTTGAAGGCGGGTGAAGAAAAAACGAGCGAACTGATCTCGTTTTTGAAAGAGCATTACGGTTGGAATATTCGCAGTGATTCCGGAATCGGTATCAAGCCGATCAGTAAAACAGGTTCCAGGCGACTCATTCGTGCCGCTATCACCTATGCCCTGGAGCAGGGCCTGCCGACGGTTACTCTTGTACACAAGGGTAACATCATGAAGTTTACCGAGGGAGCCTTTCGAGAGTGGGGCTATGAGCTGGCTCGGGAAGAGTTTGCGGATCGTATTGTCACCTGGGACGATATCCCCGACGGCAAGGTTCCTGCGGGAAAGGTATTGGTCAAGGATGTTATTGCAGATGCTTTTCTCCAGCAAATCCTGACGCGACCGGCCGAATACGACGTTATCGCCACAATGAACCTCAACGGTGATTATATGTCGGATGCCCTTGCCGCTCAGGTCGGAGGTATCGGGATTGCGCCGGGAGCAAACATCAATTACGAAACCGGTAATGCCGTTTTCGAGGCAACACACGGAACGGCACCCAAGTATGCCGGCATGGATAAGGTAAATCCCTGTTCGCTCATGCTTTCCGGTAAGCTGATGTTTGAGTATATGGGTTGGAAAGAAGTTGCCGAACTCATCGATAAGGGAATAACAGGGGCCATCATGGCCAAAACAGTCACATACGATTTTGCACGATTGAT includes these proteins:
- the icd gene encoding NADP-dependent isocitrate dehydrogenase, which encodes MEEKITMSDGTLRVPDFPIIPFIEGDGIGPDIWKASVRVFDAAVEKSYGSKRSVAWKEVLAGEKAFNNNGQWLPPETEAALREYLVGIKGPLTTPVGGGFRSLNVAIRQRLDLYVCLRPVKHFPGIPSPVKRPELIDMVVFRENTEDVYAGLELKAGEEKTSELISFLKEHYGWNIRSDSGIGIKPISKTGSRRLIRAAITYALEQGLPTVTLVHKGNIMKFTEGAFREWGYELAREEFADRIVTWDDIPDGKVPAGKVLVKDVIADAFLQQILTRPAEYDVIATMNLNGDYMSDALAAQVGGIGIAPGANINYETGNAVFEATHGTAPKYAGMDKVNPCSLMLSGKLMFEYMGWKEVAELIDKGITGAIMAKTVTYDFARLMEGAVEVSTSLFADNVIKHMND